From Natator depressus isolate rNatDep1 chromosome 7, rNatDep2.hap1, whole genome shotgun sequence, the proteins below share one genomic window:
- the TRPT1 gene encoding tRNA 2'-phosphotransferase 1 isoform X4, whose product MGADGFLDVAALLSLPRFGGVSVADVRHVVETNEKCRFALRPHPSDGRLQIRANQGHSLQQVSELELIPLLEPTALPQTIAHGTYLRHWPAICRGGLSRMGRNHIHLAPGLPGDGHVLSGMRQDCDVAIVIDGPQALADGIQFYRSANGVILTPGDAEGLLPPRYFQRVLQLRPDRRWLPLE is encoded by the exons atgggtGCTG ATGGGTTCCTAGACGTGGCTGCCCTGCTGAGCCTGCCCCGctttgggggggtctctgtggccGATGTGCGACACGTTGTGGAGACTAACGAGAAGTGCCGCTTTGCCCTGCGCCCCCACCCTAGTGATGGGCGCTTGCAGATCCGCGCCAACCAGGGGCACTCactgcag CAGGTGTCAGAGCTAGAGCTgatcccactgctggagcccacAGCCCTACCCCAGACCATAGCCCATGGCACTTACCTGCGGCACTGGCCGGCCATCTGCCGGGGGGGCCTTTCCCGCATGGGGCGCAACCATATCCACCTAGCACCTGGGCTGCCCGGGGATGGACATGTCCTCAGCG GGATGAGGCAGGACTGTGATGTGGCTATAGTGATTGATGGGCCCCAGGCACTGGCAG ATGGGATCCAGTTCTATCGCTCAGCTAATGGTGTCATCCTCACACCGGGTGATGCTGAAGGCCTCTTGCCTCCCCGGTACTTCCAGAGAGTCCTGCAGCTCCGGCCTGACA GGCGTTGGCTACCCCTCGAGTGA
- the TRPT1 gene encoding tRNA 2'-phosphotransferase 1 isoform X3 produces the protein MDPGGAESQQPLPRAPGRGSRKSGSRKRHQDQNPDVRLSKALSYVLRHGAAQLGLEMGADGFLDVAALLSLPRFGGVSVADVRHVVETNEKCRFALRPHPSDGRLQIRANQGHSLQQVSELELIPLLEPTALPQTIAHGTYLRHWPAICRGGLSRMGRNHIHLAPGLPGDGHVLSGMRQDCDVAIVIDGPQALAGRWLPLE, from the exons ATGGATCCAGGGGGAGCAGAATCTCAGCAGCCCCTCCCTAGGGCTCCTGGGAGAGGGAGCCGGAAGTCTGGGAGTCGAAAGAGGCACCAGGACCAG AATCCAGATGTCCGTCTGTCCAAAGCCTTGTCCTATGTTTTGCGTCATGgagcagcccagctggggctggagatgggtGCTG ATGGGTTCCTAGACGTGGCTGCCCTGCTGAGCCTGCCCCGctttgggggggtctctgtggccGATGTGCGACACGTTGTGGAGACTAACGAGAAGTGCCGCTTTGCCCTGCGCCCCCACCCTAGTGATGGGCGCTTGCAGATCCGCGCCAACCAGGGGCACTCactgcag CAGGTGTCAGAGCTAGAGCTgatcccactgctggagcccacAGCCCTACCCCAGACCATAGCCCATGGCACTTACCTGCGGCACTGGCCGGCCATCTGCCGGGGGGGCCTTTCCCGCATGGGGCGCAACCATATCCACCTAGCACCTGGGCTGCCCGGGGATGGACATGTCCTCAGCG GGATGAGGCAGGACTGTGATGTGGCTATAGTGATTGATGGGCCCCAGGCACTGGCAG GGCGTTGGCTACCCCTCGAGTGA
- the TRPT1 gene encoding tRNA 2'-phosphotransferase 1 isoform X1: MDPGGAESQQPLPRAPGRGSRKSGSRKRHQDQNPDVRLSKALSYVLRHGAAQLGLEMGADGFLDVAALLSLPRFGGVSVADVRHVVETNEKCRFALRPHPSDGRLQIRANQGHSLQQVSELELIPLLEPTALPQTIAHGTYLRHWPAICRGGLSRMGRNHIHLAPGLPGDGHVLSGMRQDCDVAIVIDGPQALADGIQFYRSANGVILTPGDAEGLLPPRYFQRVLQLRPDRRWLPLE, translated from the exons ATGGATCCAGGGGGAGCAGAATCTCAGCAGCCCCTCCCTAGGGCTCCTGGGAGAGGGAGCCGGAAGTCTGGGAGTCGAAAGAGGCACCAGGACCAG AATCCAGATGTCCGTCTGTCCAAAGCCTTGTCCTATGTTTTGCGTCATGgagcagcccagctggggctggagatgggtGCTG ATGGGTTCCTAGACGTGGCTGCCCTGCTGAGCCTGCCCCGctttgggggggtctctgtggccGATGTGCGACACGTTGTGGAGACTAACGAGAAGTGCCGCTTTGCCCTGCGCCCCCACCCTAGTGATGGGCGCTTGCAGATCCGCGCCAACCAGGGGCACTCactgcag CAGGTGTCAGAGCTAGAGCTgatcccactgctggagcccacAGCCCTACCCCAGACCATAGCCCATGGCACTTACCTGCGGCACTGGCCGGCCATCTGCCGGGGGGGCCTTTCCCGCATGGGGCGCAACCATATCCACCTAGCACCTGGGCTGCCCGGGGATGGACATGTCCTCAGCG GGATGAGGCAGGACTGTGATGTGGCTATAGTGATTGATGGGCCCCAGGCACTGGCAG ATGGGATCCAGTTCTATCGCTCAGCTAATGGTGTCATCCTCACACCGGGTGATGCTGAAGGCCTCTTGCCTCCCCGGTACTTCCAGAGAGTCCTGCAGCTCCGGCCTGACA GGCGTTGGCTACCCCTCGAGTGA
- the NUDT22 gene encoding uridine diphosphate glucose pyrophosphatase NUDT22 isoform X2, translated as MDPEISIMLQCPSPKGLAETEVQAELSPAYDRRQLPGGQAWIDAVWEARCSHSPWLFNGSKFRLHSAQLDGGSLTFRLGLTCYKDFLGTNRAGMARHLQQQGQQDFGDSQAYLAEPLGVGAMAVVGDVPEESIRSEDLPRQMVVKEIFTSILREIRDEVNLPLPTLSQPVLLGIARNQTSAGRASAEFYVRCSLTSEQVKQRYEIGGPEAQESTGIIFIKREDVLTLEQTGEMWRELCPSAKGAVRLYTLVQGGGQ; from the exons ATGGACCCTGAGATCTCCATCATGCTGCAGTGTCCGTCTCCCAAGGGCCTGGCAGAGACAGAGGTGCAGGCTGAGCTCTCCCCAGCCTACGACCGGCGCCAGCTGCCTGGGGGCCAGGCCTGGATCGACGCTGTCTGGGAGGCCCGGTGCAGCCACAGCCCCTGGCTTTTCAACGGCTCCAAATTCCGGCTACACTCAGCCCAGCTGGATGGGGGCTCCCTGACCTTTCGCCTGGGCCTCACCTGCTACAAGGACTTCCTGGGCACCAACCGGGCTGGCATGGCCAGgcacctccagcagcaggggcagcaggactTTGGGGACAGCCAGGCCTACCTGGCAGAGCCACTGGGAGTGGGTGCCATG gCTGTGGTGGGGGACGTCCCAGAAGAATCCATCCGTTCGGAGGATCTCCCCAGACAGATGGTCGTCAAGGAGATCTTCACCTCCATCCTGCGGGAGATCCGAGATGAG GTCAACCTGCCACTGCCCACCCTAAGCCAGCCAGTGCTGCTGGGCATTGCTCGGAACCAGACCAGCGCAGGTCGGGCCAGCGCTGAGTTCTATGTCAG GTGCAGTCTGACGTCGGAGCAGGTGAAGCAGAGATATGAGATCGGGGGGCCTGAAGCTCAGGAATCCACTGGCATCATCTTTATCAAGAGAGAG GACGTCCTGACTCTGGAGCAGACGGGAGAGATGTGGAGGGAGCTGTGCCCATCTGCCAAGGGGGCTGTCAGACTCTACACCctggtgcagggtggggggcagtga
- the TRPT1 gene encoding tRNA 2'-phosphotransferase 1 isoform X2: MDPGGAESQQPLPRAPGRGSRKSGSRKRHQDQNPDVRLSKALSYVLRHGAAQLGLEMGADGFLDVAALLSLPRFGGVSVADVRHVVETNEKCRFALRPHPSDGRLQIRANQGHSLQVSELELIPLLEPTALPQTIAHGTYLRHWPAICRGGLSRMGRNHIHLAPGLPGDGHVLSGMRQDCDVAIVIDGPQALADGIQFYRSANGVILTPGDAEGLLPPRYFQRVLQLRPDRRWLPLE, from the exons ATGGATCCAGGGGGAGCAGAATCTCAGCAGCCCCTCCCTAGGGCTCCTGGGAGAGGGAGCCGGAAGTCTGGGAGTCGAAAGAGGCACCAGGACCAG AATCCAGATGTCCGTCTGTCCAAAGCCTTGTCCTATGTTTTGCGTCATGgagcagcccagctggggctggagatgggtGCTG ATGGGTTCCTAGACGTGGCTGCCCTGCTGAGCCTGCCCCGctttgggggggtctctgtggccGATGTGCGACACGTTGTGGAGACTAACGAGAAGTGCCGCTTTGCCCTGCGCCCCCACCCTAGTGATGGGCGCTTGCAGATCCGCGCCAACCAGGGGCACTCactgcag GTGTCAGAGCTAGAGCTgatcccactgctggagcccacAGCCCTACCCCAGACCATAGCCCATGGCACTTACCTGCGGCACTGGCCGGCCATCTGCCGGGGGGGCCTTTCCCGCATGGGGCGCAACCATATCCACCTAGCACCTGGGCTGCCCGGGGATGGACATGTCCTCAGCG GGATGAGGCAGGACTGTGATGTGGCTATAGTGATTGATGGGCCCCAGGCACTGGCAG ATGGGATCCAGTTCTATCGCTCAGCTAATGGTGTCATCCTCACACCGGGTGATGCTGAAGGCCTCTTGCCTCCCCGGTACTTCCAGAGAGTCCTGCAGCTCCGGCCTGACA GGCGTTGGCTACCCCTCGAGTGA
- the NUDT22 gene encoding uridine diphosphate glucose pyrophosphatase NUDT22 isoform X1, whose amino-acid sequence MDPEISIMLQCPSPKGLAETEVQAELSPAYDRRQLPGGQAWIDAVWEARCSHSPWLFNGSKFRLHSAQLDGGSLTFRLGLTCYKDFLGTNRAGMARHLQQQGQQDFGDSQAYLAEPLGVGAMVHTADDCFVFLRRSLRVGEAPGLVDIPGGHPEPQAVVGDVPEESIRSEDLPRQMVVKEIFTSILREIRDEVNLPLPTLSQPVLLGIARNQTSAGRASAEFYVRCSLTSEQVKQRYEIGGPEAQESTGIIFIKREDVLTLEQTGEMWRELCPSAKGAVRLYTLVQGGGQ is encoded by the exons ATGGACCCTGAGATCTCCATCATGCTGCAGTGTCCGTCTCCCAAGGGCCTGGCAGAGACAGAGGTGCAGGCTGAGCTCTCCCCAGCCTACGACCGGCGCCAGCTGCCTGGGGGCCAGGCCTGGATCGACGCTGTCTGGGAGGCCCGGTGCAGCCACAGCCCCTGGCTTTTCAACGGCTCCAAATTCCGGCTACACTCAGCCCAGCTGGATGGGGGCTCCCTGACCTTTCGCCTGGGCCTCACCTGCTACAAGGACTTCCTGGGCACCAACCGGGCTGGCATGGCCAGgcacctccagcagcaggggcagcaggactTTGGGGACAGCCAGGCCTACCTGGCAGAGCCACTGGGAGTGGGTGCCATGGTGCATACTGCCGATGACTGCTTCGTCTTCCTAAGGCGCAGCCTGAGGGTGGGCGAGGCACCTGGCCTCGTAGACATCCCCGGGGGGCATCCTGAGCCACAG gCTGTGGTGGGGGACGTCCCAGAAGAATCCATCCGTTCGGAGGATCTCCCCAGACAGATGGTCGTCAAGGAGATCTTCACCTCCATCCTGCGGGAGATCCGAGATGAG GTCAACCTGCCACTGCCCACCCTAAGCCAGCCAGTGCTGCTGGGCATTGCTCGGAACCAGACCAGCGCAGGTCGGGCCAGCGCTGAGTTCTATGTCAG GTGCAGTCTGACGTCGGAGCAGGTGAAGCAGAGATATGAGATCGGGGGGCCTGAAGCTCAGGAATCCACTGGCATCATCTTTATCAAGAGAGAG GACGTCCTGACTCTGGAGCAGACGGGAGAGATGTGGAGGGAGCTGTGCCCATCTGCCAAGGGGGCTGTCAGACTCTACACCctggtgcagggtggggggcagtga